One Glaciihabitans arcticus DNA window includes the following coding sequences:
- a CDS encoding serine/threonine-protein kinase has protein sequence MRRAPSSPPAIEGYEHVRLLGAGGFSDVFLYEQRLPKRRVAVKVLLSDELGEASRAAFVAEANLMAQLSAHPYIVTIYHADVARDGRPYFVMEYCSGPSLAELYKREPFSVADALRTGVRLSSAIATAHSAGILHRDIKPANVLTNDYGWPALTDFGIASAVDEDLPTVGAAVGDIDSTGTSNAAGETGSQSVGMSIPWSPAEMFEDDPQPDVRSDVFSLAATIHTLLAGRTPFEVFGKSNGALDLVSRIEHGQITPIDRDDVPRSLLAVLQKGMATRREDRFASAVEFARALQRVELELGYTPTGIEVPNLDIVQAPRVADPAPGADDNETRVRSVSTINAQAPSPQQDEETRIRPVTVIAPPAVPASPVAPAQPSLTGSASLTGNEETIVRPRPAPVVAEPVPAASSAPKSTRGLVVGLVSAAAVLIVGGVVTAAILGAGGGLREATQPSNTPPGGGPGSAIGGEIVPQPVDGTATPSANGTSVTYSWSNPEPLDGDTYRYARSEQPGSLMPLAEASVTIDGLAAGQRQCIEVYITRAGDLSAVPLEICYPE, from the coding sequence ATGCGCCGCGCGCCCTCCTCGCCTCCGGCAATCGAGGGCTACGAGCACGTTCGACTGCTCGGCGCGGGCGGATTCTCCGACGTGTTCCTCTACGAGCAGCGTCTCCCGAAGCGGCGGGTTGCCGTGAAGGTGTTGCTCTCCGATGAACTCGGGGAGGCGAGCCGCGCGGCGTTCGTCGCCGAGGCGAACCTGATGGCGCAGTTGTCCGCGCATCCCTATATCGTCACGATCTACCACGCGGATGTCGCGCGCGACGGCCGGCCCTACTTCGTGATGGAGTACTGCTCGGGCCCAAGTCTCGCCGAGCTGTACAAGCGCGAGCCGTTCAGCGTGGCCGACGCGCTCCGTACCGGCGTACGCCTGTCGAGCGCAATCGCGACGGCGCACTCCGCGGGCATCCTGCACCGCGACATCAAGCCCGCGAACGTGCTCACCAACGACTACGGCTGGCCCGCGCTCACCGACTTCGGCATCGCCTCGGCGGTCGATGAGGACCTTCCGACCGTGGGGGCCGCGGTCGGCGACATCGACTCGACCGGCACCTCCAATGCGGCAGGCGAGACCGGCAGCCAGTCGGTCGGCATGAGCATCCCGTGGTCGCCCGCCGAGATGTTCGAGGATGACCCGCAACCCGACGTGCGCTCCGACGTGTTCTCGCTTGCCGCCACGATCCACACCCTGCTCGCCGGCCGCACGCCGTTCGAGGTCTTCGGCAAGTCGAACGGCGCTCTCGACCTCGTGTCGCGCATCGAGCACGGCCAGATCACGCCGATCGATCGGGATGACGTTCCACGCTCCCTGCTCGCCGTGCTGCAGAAAGGTATGGCGACACGCCGCGAGGACCGCTTCGCGAGCGCCGTCGAATTCGCCCGCGCGCTGCAGCGGGTGGAGCTCGAGCTCGGCTACACGCCCACCGGCATCGAGGTGCCGAATCTGGACATCGTGCAGGCGCCCCGTGTCGCCGATCCCGCACCGGGCGCTGACGACAACGAGACCCGCGTGCGCTCGGTGTCGACCATCAACGCGCAGGCGCCGTCCCCGCAGCAGGACGAGGAGACTCGTATCCGGCCTGTCACGGTCATCGCCCCGCCGGCGGTGCCCGCCTCTCCGGTCGCGCCTGCCCAACCCTCGCTCACCGGCTCCGCCTCCCTCACCGGTAACGAGGAGACGATCGTGCGGCCGCGCCCGGCGCCGGTTGTCGCGGAACCTGTGCCCGCGGCATCCAGTGCACCTAAATCCACGCGGGGACTCGTCGTCGGGCTTGTGTCGGCCGCCGCGGTGCTGATCGTGGGTGGCGTTGTCACGGCGGCGATCCTCGGCGCGGGCGGCGGCCTGCGCGAGGCGACCCAGCCGTCGAACACCCCGCCTGGTGGCGGACCGGGTTCTGCGATCGGTGGCGAGATCGTGCCGCAGCCCGTGGATGGCACGGCCACCCCGTCCGCGAACGGCACGAGCGTCACGTACTCCTGGTCGAACCCCGAGCCGCTCGATGGTGACACCTACCGCTATGCGCGTTCGGAACAGCCGGGCAGCCTGATGCCACTCGCCGAGGCGTCGGTGACCATCGACGGACTCGCGGCCGGGCAGCGCCAGTGCATCGAGGTGTACATCACCCGTGCGGGCGATCTCTCGGCCGTCCCGTTAGAGATCTGCTACCCCGAGTAG